From Miscanthus floridulus cultivar M001 chromosome 15, ASM1932011v1, whole genome shotgun sequence, the proteins below share one genomic window:
- the LOC136506635 gene encoding uncharacterized protein encodes MPRRGKARIPSYGRQRANPYDLKPLPEGVPRPMCFCGDPCKVDISEDEETYRQRYWMCPNYAWEPTKQQRRASFTVPPLCDFEQWIDTEIKESDKQHLEGLKEWDAEVKERFEQRRRQEAIEKEHKEEEERRRVAAY; translated from the exons atgccaaggcgtggtaaagctcgtattccaag ctatggtcgccagagggcaaatccctacgacctaaagcctctccctgaaggtgttcctcgaccaatgtgcttttgtggtgatccttgcaaggtagacatctctgaagatgaggaaacatatagacagaggtactggatgtgtcccaattatgcatgggaacctacaaagcaacagcgccgtgcatcgttt accgttccaccactgtgtgactttgagcagtggattgacactgagatcaaggagtcggacaagcagcatctagaaggcctgaaggagtgggatgcggaggttaaggagaggtttgagcagagacgcagacaggaggctatagaaaaggagcataaggaagaggaggaaaggaggcgtgttgctgcgtactag